DNA sequence from the Bordetella genomosp. 9 genome:
GCGCTGCGATGCGGGCGATCCCGCGTATCCCGATCGTTCCGCCACGGTGCTGCTGGACGTGGACGGCCTGGCATCCGGCACATCGGCCAGCGCGTTGACGCTTTCCGGCCCCGGCATTCCGGGTTCGCGCGTCGTGTCGGTGGCGGGACTGCCCGACGGCTTCGCGGCGCAATGGGCCGCCAATCACGCGTTGTTTCCGCTGGGCGTGGACGTCTTCCTGACGCACGGCGACCAGATCTGCGGCCTGCCGCGCACGACGCGAATGGAGAACTGACATGTATGTAGCCGTGAAGGGTGGCGAACGCGCCATCCTGAATTCGTATCGCATGCTGGACTGCTATCGCCGCGGCGATCCGGCGGTACCGGCGTTGACCTTGGCGCAGATACGCGAGCAGATGCCGCTGGCGGTGTCGCGCGTCATGGCCGAAGGCTCGCTGTACGATCCCCATCTGGCGGCCCTGGCGCTGAAGCAGGCCGCGGGCGACACGATAGAGGCGATCTTCCTGTTGCGCGCCTATCGCACCACGCTGCCGCGCTTCGGCTACACGCAGCCGATGGACACGGCGCGGATGGGCCTGCAGCGGCGCATTTCGGCCACGTTCAAGGATGTGCCGGGCGGCCAGGTGCTGGGCCCTACCTACGACTATACGCAGCGCCTGCTGGACTTCAGCCTCGAAGACGACGCGCCGGCGGAGCCGCTGCCGCCCGCCGACGACCCCGTGGCGGCGGAGATGCCGCGCGTCACCGATCTGCTGCGCCGCGAGTCGCTGATCGAAGGCGAAGCCGTCCCGCCGGGCGACCCGGCGCCTTTCGACCTGACGCGGCAGCCGCTGACCTTTCCCGCCTCGCGTCCGGCGCGCCTGCAGAACCTGGCGCGCGCCGATGAAGGCTATCTGCTGTCCATGGGTTATTCGACGCAACGCGGCTACGGCAACACCCACCCCTTCGCCGCCGAGATCCGCTACGGCACGGTGGAAGTCGAGATGTTCGTCGAGGAACTCGGCTTCGCCGTCACGCTGGGCGAGATCGAGGTGACCGAGTGCCAGATGGTCAGCCAGTTCGCCGGCGACCCGCAGGAAGGGCCGCGCTTCACCCGCGGCTACGGGCTGGTGTTCGGCTACGGCGAACGCAAGGCCATGTCGATGGCGCTGGTCGACCGGGCGCTGCGCGCGAAGGAACTCGGCGAAGCCGGCGATTCCCCGGCCAACGATCACGAGTTCGTGCTGTATCACAGCGACAACGTCGAGGCGTCCGGCTTCGTCCAGCATTTGAAGCTGCCCCATCACGTGGATTTCCAGGCCAACCTGGCGCTGGTGCGGCGCATGCGCGCGGAACTGGCCGCGCAGGCGGCGCAGGCCGACGGACAGGACGCCGCGCGACATGCCGCGCAGGACGCGCGACACCCCGAACAACACGACGCGCCAGGCCTGGCCCCGGCCGCCGGCGCCACCCTGGACGAGGCCATCGCATCATGAGCACCGCCACGCCATCCTTCGCCACCGCCGCGCAGGGCGACATCCCGCGCGATCCGCACTACAACTTCGCCTACCTGGACGAATCGACCAAGCGCATGCTGCGCCGCGCGCTGCTGAAAGCCGTGGCGATTCCTGGCTACCAGGTGCCGTTCGGCAGCCGCGAAATGCCGCTGCCTTACGGCTGGGGCACCGGCGGCATACAGGTGACGGCCGCCATCATCGGGTCCGGCGACGTGCTGAAGGTGATCGACCAGGGCTCGGACGACACCACCAACGCGATCAACATCCGCCGCTTCTTCGCCCGTGTGACCGGTGTGCGCACGACGGAGTCCACGCAGGCGGCATCGATCGTGCAGACGCGCCATCGCATTCCCGAAACGCCGCTGCGCGAAGGACAGATCATGGTGTTCCAGGTGCCGATTCCGGAGCCCCTGCGCTGGCTGGAACCGAGCGAAACCGAAACACGCACCATGCACGCGCTGGCCGAGTACGGCGGCATGCACGTCAAGCTGTACGAAGATATCGCGCAGCATGGCCATATCGCCACGACGTACGACTATCCCGTGGTGGTCAATGAGCGCTACATGATGCGCCCGTCGCCCATTCCCAAGTTCGACAACCCCAAGCTGGATGGCAATCCGGCGCTGATGCTGTTCGGCGCCGGCCGTGAAAAGCGGGTGTATGCGGTGCCGCCCTATACCCGCGTCAAGAGCCTGGATTTCGAGGATCATCCGTTCACCGTGGAAAAGTGGCAGGACTGCTGCGCGCTGTGCGGATCGCACGACAGCTATCTGGACGAGATCATCCTGGACGACAAGGGCAGCCGGCAATTCGTCTGCTCGGACACCGAATACTGCGCGGACCGTCAATCCGCCGGGCATCGCGGCCACGCCGCCGAAGGGAGCGCGGCATGATGGCGACCACCCCCTTGCTCTCCGTGCGAGGCATGACGCACACCTGGGATGGCATCCACGGCTGCCGCGACATCGATTTCGACCTGTACCCCGGCGAAGTGCTGTGCGTGGTGGGCGAATCGGGATCGGGCAAGAGCACCTTGCTGCAGGCGGTGTCGTGCCAGGTGGCGCCGCAGGCCGGCAGCGTGCGCTACGACCTGCGCGAAGAAGGCCCGACCGATCTGGCGACGCTGTCCAGCGCGCGCCTGCGGCTGCTCGCGCGCACCGACTGGGGCTTCGTGCGGCAGAACCCGCGCGACGGGCTGCGCATGCAGGTCAGCGCGGGCGCGAATATCGCCGAACGGCTGATGGCGGTGGGCCAGCGGCACTATGGCGGCCTGCGCGAGGTCGCCGGCAACTGGCTGCACAAGATGGAGATCGACGTGGGGCGCCTGGATGACCGGCCGGCCGCGTTTTCCGGCGGCATGCAGCAGCGGCTGCAGATCGCCCGCAACCTGGTGACGCACCCGCGCATGGTGTTCATGGACGAACCGACCGCGTCGCTGGACGTGTCGGTGCAGGCCCGGCTGCTGGACCTGCTGCGCCAGCTGGTATCCGACCTCGGACTGGCCGCGATCGTGGTCACGCACGACCTGGCGGTGGCGCGCCTGCTGGCGCATCGCACGCTGGTGATGCGCGGCGGCCACGTCGTCGAAAGCGGCCTGACCGACCAGATCCTCGACGACCCGCAGCACCCGTACACGCAGCTGCTCGTATCTTCCATATTGCAGGGCTAGAGGAAGGGATGGATTATTGACATGACCGAAAGACACATCATGATGGAAGCGCGGGGGCTGTCCAAGCTCTTCACGCTGCATAACCAGGGCGGCATCACGCTGCCGGTGCTGCGCGATGTTTCCTTCGACGCCGCGCGCGGCGAGTGCCTGGTGCTGGCCGGGCCTTCCGGTACCGGCAAGAGCACGCTGCTGCGCTGCCTGTACGGCAACTACCTGGCGACCTCGGGCAGCATCCGGGTGCGCGATGGCGAGGACTGGGTGGACCTGACCCGCGCGCCCGAACAGCGCATCCTGCAACTGCGCCGCGACGTGATCGGCTACGTCAGCCAGTTCCTGCGCGCCGTCCCGCGCGTATCGACCCTGGACGTGGTGGCCGAGCCGCTGCGCCACCGTGGCGTGGGCGCCGGCGAAGCCCGTGAACGCGCCGCCGGGCTGCTGGAACGGCTGCGCCTGCCCCGGCGCCTGTGGGACCTGCCGCCCGCCACCTTCTCCGGCGGCGAACAGCAGCGCGTGAATATCGCGCGCGGCTTCATCGCCGGCCATCCATTGCTGCTGCTCGATGAACCGACCGCGTCGCTGGACGCGGGCAATCGCGAAGTCGTCGTCGCCTTGATCCGCGACGCCGTGGCCGAGGGCCGCTGCGTGATCGGCATCTTCCACGACGACGCCGTGCGCGACGCCGTGTCGACGCGCGTCCTCGCCCTGGAACCGGCCGCCGCGGCCCTGCAGGAGTAAGCCATGCCGACGACGCTGCTGACCCATGCCCGCATCGTGCTGGCCGACGACGTACTCGAAAACGCCTCGCTGCTGATCGAGGACGACGTTATCGCCGCGGTGGATCCCGTCAACGCGCGGCCTGACCACGTTGTCGACCTGCGCGGCCATACGCTGGTGCCCGGCCTGGTCGACCTGCACTGCGACGCCATCGAAAAAGAGGCCGAGCCGCGCTCCCGCGTGCTGTTTCCCCTGGAGTTCGCGGTGGCGCAGGTGGACCGCCGCAATGCCGCCGCCGGCATCACCACGCCCTACCACGCGGTGTCTTTCGCCAACCGCGAATGGGGCGTGCGCAACAACGAAACGGCCGCGCAGGTCATCCGCATGGTGCATGCCTTCCGGCAGCACAGCCTGGTGGACAACCGCGTGCACTGCCGCTACGAAGTCACCGATCCCCACGCGGTCCCGGTGTTGACCAGCCTGATGGACGAAGGGGTGGTGCACCTGTTGTCGGTCATGGACCATTCGCCTGGCCAGGGCCAGTTCAAGACGCTGGACGCCTATCTCGAGTACATGATGGGCAACCACGGGATGAGCCGCGAACAGGCCGAGGAAGCCGCGCAGGCCAAGACGGCGGCGCGCGAAGGCGCGGTCGGCCGCGTCGAGCATCTGCTCGAACGCGCCCGCCTGAACGGCATCCCGACCGCCAGCCATGACGACGATTCCGTGCATCGCATCGCGGCGATGCGCGCCCTGGGCGTGGCGATGAGCGAGTTCCCCATCACCCTGGATACCGCCAAGGCGGCCGTGTCGTGCGGGCTGCCGACCATACTGGGCGCGCCGAACGTATTGCGCGGGCAGAGCCAGAGCGGCTCGATGCGCGCCATCGACGCGATACGCGCGGGCGTCGCCAGCTGCCTGTGCTCCGATTACCAGCCGTCCACGCTGATCGCCGCCGCCTTCGTCGCGGCGCGTCAGGCGTCGCTGCCGCTGCCAAGGGCGCTGGCGCTGGTCACGTCGAATCCCGCCGACGCCGCCGGCCTGCGCGATCGCGGGCGCATCCAGGCGGGCCTGCGCGCCGACCTGACCGCGGTGGCCATGGTGGGCGGGCAGCCGCTGGTCAGCCATACCTGGAGCGCCGGCCGGCTGGTTTTCTCGGCGGGCTATCCCCTGCCGAGCCATCACGCCGAGCCCGCCAGCCAGGGCAGCGCGGCGCTGGCGGCCTAGCACGCCCGACGCGGGAGCCGGACCGGAACCATATTCCGCAGCCGCCACATAAGCGGTTTTTGTGGGATGTGGCATGTACGCACAGACGGCAGGCGTGACCGCGCACGCGGCGTCCGGTTTCCGGTCCGAGTTTTTCCTGCCCTTTCGATCGAACCCGGACGCGCCGCCGTCCGACGCGGCGCCCGGGGACACGGGCCTCAGTTATTCGCGGGAGTTGCACGGCTCCAATCGGGCCTTCTGCGCAAGCCCCGTGTTTCCGCGCTATCGCGAAGAAATGCGCGTCCTGTTGGACATCCTGACCGCCTTCGCCGTGGACGACGGCATGCCCGCGGCCACGCGCACAGCGATCGCCGACGGCTTCAACCAGCTGTACCAACGGCGCTTCGACACGCCATACGTGGAGCAATATGCCGAGCTGATCGACGGCCCCGGCAAGCGCACGCTGGAAAGCATTTGCGCGCTGGTCCACGACGACTCCATACCGCTGGCCCTGCGCCGCGCCACGGCCTGCAATCTTTCGACCAGCCTGAGCGTGTGCCAGGGCGGCACGCTGTCCAATCTGTTGCTCGCGCAACGGACGTTGATGACGTCGGCCGGGGGCATGCGCGCCAGGCTTTGGAAGATCAAGGACGAATGCGCGCGCGCCCTGCTGCTGGAAGCGGTGCACGAAAAATTCCACACCCGCAAGGAATACCTTACGGCCGAGTTGCATTACGTGAATTCGGCCTGGAATCACCTGGCAGGCGAGTTCGGCCTGCAGCCGATGAACGATCCCGGCGCCGACGCCTTGCTGGCTGGCGACAGCGCGTTCCTGGACCTGTGCCGCGCGCGGCTGCTGGCGGGGCTCACCCCGGAAAACCTGGCCACCCGGTTGGCGGAAGACTGCCTGGGCGCGTTCGTGGGATCGGCGCCCGAAGGCGCTCGCGGCGCGCCCTACGGCACGGGCATCCCGGCCTGGTTCGACAGCGCCCTGGAAGCCATCCTGCTGGACCTGCGCCTGGGCGCGGACAGGTTGACGCTGCATGCCTTCGTGCAACTGGACGACAGCGGCCAGCGTTACCGGTTGAGAACCGACGCCACGCTGGTCGCCGTGGCGCTGCTGGACGCGATCCATGCGGAAGGGTTGATGGACCACATGCCGCAGTACGGCGGCATGTGGGTGGATCAGGACGGCCAGCGCGCCGCCATGCTGGTGCACGGCGCCCTGGCCTGGCGCGCCACGGCCATGGGCCGGGGGGAGCCGCGCCCCGTCTGGAATGCGGCGGAAAGCGCCGCGGAACTGCTCACCGTGGATGACCTGCGCCGATGGACGCATGCGTACGAGCCGTTCGGCGGCGACGTCCCCGCGATCCTGGTGCGGGCGGCGATCCGGGCTGACGAACCCGAGGCGCTGGCGGCCACGCCGGCGGCCTGGCTGATGGACGCCGACACCGCGCTGCAGTTACTCGCGCGGATGGACGATGAACGGGGCGACGGGCGGGATGATGAGCGGGCAAACCGCTACCTGGAAACGCACGTGTCGCATTTTCTCGCGCGCTTCCCGCGCGACCAGCGGGCGGCTTTCATCGACGGGGCGATGCATCGCGGCCCCGCCGCGGGCTTGCTGGCGTGCAGCTGGTATGCCGACATGTATGCCTTGCTGAGCGAGACCGCCGTCGCCGGCGGTCCGACGCGATTGCAGCGCTGGATGACGCTGCGCAATGCCGCCGCCATCGACGCCGCGCGCGATCTGGCGGACAACGGCTGGGGCGGTGCGACCTGCCCACCCAGGAAAGCCACGCAGCTTGCGGCACTGATGCGCGGAAACAAGCAGACCCCCATCCTCTACGAAGCCATGGCACGCGGCGATGCGGCCGGCATAGGCGCTTGGGGGCAGCTGCTATGTTCGTCCGTGATCCTGCCGAACATCGGGACGATGCTGACGGACCTGCTGGTCGCCGACCGGCAGGGCGGTATTTCCGCGCTGTGCGAGGCGATGCACAAGGACCGCGCCGCATCGGTCGCCGCCTTCGGCGCGATGCTGGCCGATGCGCGGCTGCTGACCGAACTGCCTACGCAACTGCCCACGCTCCTGGCGGGTACCGGATCGCGGTTCCGGCGCACGCCGCACCGCGCGAATGCGCTGATGTACGGCATGGATGGCGGCGCCGTGGCGGCGATCGAGGCCTACGGCGAATTGCTGGTGCATCCGGCGCTGCTGCCGCGGATAGGCAAGGATATCCCCAAGCTGTTCGGCATCAGCGGCAGCCGCGGCACCCGCAGGCGCGGCTCGGCGCGCGGCTATTGCCGGGCTCCTTTATGGTGGGCCATGAACAACGGCCACGCCGGCGCCGTGTGCGCCTTCCAGCGCATACTGACGCAGCCGGCGGTCATGGCATGCATGAAGCCGCATCTGCCTAACGTGCTTGCCGGATGCGATCCGGCGGGCCGCGTCACCGCGCTGCACGCGGCGCTGCGCAAGGACTGCGCGGCGGCGATCGACGCCTACCATGCCTTCCTGGCGCATCCCGACGTCACGCCGCACCTGCGCGCCGCACTGCCTGAACTGCTGCGGGCCGAGGACAGCTGGGGGTCGCCGGGGCTCGCGGTCGCGGCATCCCGGGGAAGCGCGCGCGCCATCGCCGCCTATCACGCGATACTGGTCGACGATGCCATCTGGCCGACTATCCGCGCCAGCCTGCCCGGCCTGTTGAAGGCGCGCCCCTTGGGGGAAGCCAACGGCCTGGCGCAGGCCCTGGGTGCCGGGCATGCGGACGTGCTGAAGGCTTATCACGGCATGCTGGTGGACCGGAAGATCCTGCCGGAAATACCGCATGTGCTGGCTGCGCTGCTGATCAAGCGCGGCGTATCGGGCATGAACGGAATGCCCCTGGCGGTGCGGGGCGGCCATCAGGACGCGATCGATGCCTTTCGCGCAATCCTGGTGGACAGCCGCATCGAACCGCACATCGGCAAGGCGGGCCAGGCGGATCAGTGGCAGGCCTTCCACCTCGGCGGCCGCGCGCCGCGAGGCGGCCTGCTCGACCGGATCGTCTTCTGGCTGCAGAGCTGGATGGTATGAGCGCCGGGCCTTATTCCACGGTGATGACGATGGCGACGCGGCGGTTTTCCGCACGGCCGGCCGCGCTGCCGTTGTCGGCCACCGGCCGGGTCGCGCCCAGCCCGCGCACCTGGATGTTGGCCGCCGGCATGCCGGCGGCCTTGACGACGTCGGCGACGGCCTGGGCGCGCCGCAGCGACAACTGCTGGTTGTAGTCGGCGGCGCCGACATTGTCGGTATGGCCGTCCAGCCGCATGCGGTCCAGGCCGACCCGCAGCAGGTTGCCGGTCAGGCGTTGCAGGTTCTGGCCGGCTTCCGGCTTGATGACGTAGGCGTCGAAGTCGAACAGCACTTTATCGGACAGCCCCAGCTCCCAGCCTTCCTCGGTCTGCTTGAAGCCTTCCTGCTTGAGCACGGCAATCTGCGCCGGGGTCAGCCCCTTGTGCACGGTCTGGCAGCCGGCCAGCACCAGTCCGGCGCAGGCCAGCCACAGGATCCAGCGCAGGCAGGCGCCGATCGTGGCGGGAAAACGGCCAGGGCCGGAAAGACGGATTGCGGACACGGAAGGACTCCTCTGCATGATCAGTTGTAGGCGGTATGGATTTCGCGCGACGGCCGTCCGCGGCGGCCGGCCGTCGACTGGGTGCCGCCGCCGCGCCGTTTCGCGCGGTACATGGCGCTGTCCGCCGCGTCGAACAGGTCGGTGGGATTGCCCGCGTGGTCGGGATAGACGGCGATGCCGATGCTCAGCGAACAGATGATGTCTTCGCCATTGGGAAGGCGGATGGGGGCCCGCATGCCCAGCAGGATGTCGTCGGCGATGCGCTGCGCGTCGCTCAGTTCGCGCAGCGGCGACAGCATGACGGCGAACTCGTCGCCGCCCAGCCGGGCGACCACGTCGCCTTCGCGCAGCTGGCCGCGCACGCGCGCGGCGATATTGATCAGGACGGCGTCGCCGGCCGCATGGCCCATGCCGTCGTTGATTTCCTTGAACCGGTCGCTATCCAGGAACATGATGGCCACGCGCCGGTCCAGCACGGCGGCATCATGGATGGCGCGGTCCAGCTGTTCCTCGAAGTGCGCGCGGTTCGGCAATCCGGTCAGGCTGTCGTGCGCGGCTTTGTGCGCCAGCGACGCGTTTTCATGCAGCCATTGCGTCTGCCACGCTTCCAGCTCATCCAGCAGGGCATTGAAGTCCTCGCCGAGCGCGTGCAGTTCCTGGATGCGCGCGGGCGGCACGCGGCGCGCGAAGGCGCGCTCGTTGCGCACGGCGTGGGCGACCTCGGCCAGCGTACGCAGCGGACGCACGATTTCGCGCGAGGTCCTGCGGGAAAGCCAGCTGGCGATCAGTCCGCTGACGAGCACGCACGCCAGCACGCCGCCCAGTCCTTTCAACAGGAAATCGAACAGATTGGCGCCCCGGCCCACCAGCAGCAGGCGTCCCACCACCTGGCCCTGGTGCGCGATGGGCGTGTAGACGGGCGGCGGATTCACCAGCCGGGCCACTTGTTCCCGTATCCAGACAAAGTTTTCCTGTTTCGGGTGATGCCATTCCGCCAGGATCTCGTTGCCCCCGTCGAAGACGACGGCGGACGACACGTCCTCCTTGGCGGCGATGGTCGCCAGGATTTCCATGGCGGCCTGCCGATCGTGGAAGACGGTGGCCGCTTCCACGGTATATGCGATGGACCGGGCGATCAGCTGCTGGTG
Encoded proteins:
- a CDS encoding carbon-phosphorus lyase complex subunit PhnI, with product MYVAVKGGERAILNSYRMLDCYRRGDPAVPALTLAQIREQMPLAVSRVMAEGSLYDPHLAALALKQAAGDTIEAIFLLRAYRTTLPRFGYTQPMDTARMGLQRRISATFKDVPGGQVLGPTYDYTQRLLDFSLEDDAPAEPLPPADDPVAAEMPRVTDLLRRESLIEGEAVPPGDPAPFDLTRQPLTFPASRPARLQNLARADEGYLLSMGYSTQRGYGNTHPFAAEIRYGTVEVEMFVEELGFAVTLGEIEVTECQMVSQFAGDPQEGPRFTRGYGLVFGYGERKAMSMALVDRALRAKELGEAGDSPANDHEFVLYHSDNVEASGFVQHLKLPHHVDFQANLALVRRMRAELAAQAAQADGQDAARHAAQDARHPEQHDAPGLAPAAGATLDEAIAS
- a CDS encoding alpha-D-ribose 1-methylphosphonate 5-phosphate C-P-lyase PhnJ, whose protein sequence is MSTATPSFATAAQGDIPRDPHYNFAYLDESTKRMLRRALLKAVAIPGYQVPFGSREMPLPYGWGTGGIQVTAAIIGSGDVLKVIDQGSDDTTNAINIRRFFARVTGVRTTESTQAASIVQTRHRIPETPLREGQIMVFQVPIPEPLRWLEPSETETRTMHALAEYGGMHVKLYEDIAQHGHIATTYDYPVVVNERYMMRPSPIPKFDNPKLDGNPALMLFGAGREKRVYAVPPYTRVKSLDFEDHPFTVEKWQDCCALCGSHDSYLDEIILDDKGSRQFVCSDTEYCADRQSAGHRGHAAEGSAA
- the phnK gene encoding phosphonate C-P lyase system protein PhnK, with translation MATTPLLSVRGMTHTWDGIHGCRDIDFDLYPGEVLCVVGESGSGKSTLLQAVSCQVAPQAGSVRYDLREEGPTDLATLSSARLRLLARTDWGFVRQNPRDGLRMQVSAGANIAERLMAVGQRHYGGLREVAGNWLHKMEIDVGRLDDRPAAFSGGMQQRLQIARNLVTHPRMVFMDEPTASLDVSVQARLLDLLRQLVSDLGLAAIVVTHDLAVARLLAHRTLVMRGGHVVESGLTDQILDDPQHPYTQLLVSSILQG
- the phnL gene encoding phosphonate C-P lyase system protein PhnL gives rise to the protein MTERHIMMEARGLSKLFTLHNQGGITLPVLRDVSFDAARGECLVLAGPSGTGKSTLLRCLYGNYLATSGSIRVRDGEDWVDLTRAPEQRILQLRRDVIGYVSQFLRAVPRVSTLDVVAEPLRHRGVGAGEARERAAGLLERLRLPRRLWDLPPATFSGGEQQRVNIARGFIAGHPLLLLDEPTASLDAGNREVVVALIRDAVAEGRCVIGIFHDDAVRDAVSTRVLALEPAAAALQE
- a CDS encoding alpha-D-ribose 1-methylphosphonate 5-triphosphate diphosphatase, which gives rise to MPTTLLTHARIVLADDVLENASLLIEDDVIAAVDPVNARPDHVVDLRGHTLVPGLVDLHCDAIEKEAEPRSRVLFPLEFAVAQVDRRNAAAGITTPYHAVSFANREWGVRNNETAAQVIRMVHAFRQHSLVDNRVHCRYEVTDPHAVPVLTSLMDEGVVHLLSVMDHSPGQGQFKTLDAYLEYMMGNHGMSREQAEEAAQAKTAAREGAVGRVEHLLERARLNGIPTASHDDDSVHRIAAMRALGVAMSEFPITLDTAKAAVSCGLPTILGAPNVLRGQSQSGSMRAIDAIRAGVASCLCSDYQPSTLIAAAFVAARQASLPLPRALALVTSNPADAAGLRDRGRIQAGLRADLTAVAMVGGQPLVSHTWSAGRLVFSAGYPLPSHHAEPASQGSAALAA
- a CDS encoding OmpA family protein, whose amino-acid sequence is MSAIRLSGPGRFPATIGACLRWILWLACAGLVLAGCQTVHKGLTPAQIAVLKQEGFKQTEEGWELGLSDKVLFDFDAYVIKPEAGQNLQRLTGNLLRVGLDRMRLDGHTDNVGAADYNQQLSLRRAQAVADVVKAAGMPAANIQVRGLGATRPVADNGSAAGRAENRRVAIVITVE
- a CDS encoding diguanylate cyclase domain-containing protein → MKKNARPDYNRPTLRQALRRLHIAVTLFAVGLAGIIVMVMGLFALRTYSDHHQQLIARSIAYTVEAATVFHDRQAAMEILATIAAKEDVSSAVVFDGGNEILAEWHHPKQENFVWIREQVARLVNPPPVYTPIAHQGQVVGRLLLVGRGANLFDFLLKGLGGVLACVLVSGLIASWLSRRTSREIVRPLRTLAEVAHAVRNERAFARRVPPARIQELHALGEDFNALLDELEAWQTQWLHENASLAHKAAHDSLTGLPNRAHFEEQLDRAIHDAAVLDRRVAIMFLDSDRFKEINDGMGHAAGDAVLINIAARVRGQLREGDVVARLGGDEFAVMLSPLRELSDAQRIADDILLGMRAPIRLPNGEDIICSLSIGIAVYPDHAGNPTDLFDAADSAMYRAKRRGGGTQSTAGRRGRPSREIHTAYN